The following is a genomic window from Lysinibacillus sp. JNUCC-52.
GGGCTTTGTGACATACTTAAAAGAAGCGGAAAAGATTTCCGATTTTTTAAACATTGTCGGAGCTCATCAAGCGATGATGAAATTTGAAGATGTTCGCATACTACGCGATATGCGAAATAGTGTTAATCGTATTGTAAACTGTGAAACAGCAAACTTGAATAAAACAATCGGTGCTGCACTGCGCCAGGTAGAAAATATTCGCTTTATTGAAAATTCAGTAGGGCTGGATCAGTTGCCTGAAAAGCTTCGTGAAATTGCACGCTTACGTGTGGAATATCAAGATGTGACGTTAAAAGAACTTGGTGAAATGGTATCAAGTGGAACGGTTAGCAAATCAGGCGTTAATCATCGATTGCGTAAAATAGATGAAATAGCAGATGCACTAAGAAGAGGTGAAAAAATAGGCGGTTAAGCTTTCATACAAAAGACAGAAAGCAAGTGCAATCGCTTATTGTTCTTCTGCTGTAAAGTGCGGTAATATAAAACTAAGAGACGAACGGTAGTGAAGGAGAGAATTGCGAATGACTGAGAAAACAGTCCAGGTAAAATTAAAATTAGGACTTCAAGCTAGACAAGCGGCTTTGTTTGTACAGGAAGCAAATCGTTTTAGTGCTGATATTTTTCTTGAAAAAGATGAGAAAAAAGTAAATGCCAAATCCATTATGGGTGTAATGAGCTTAGCGATTGCTAAAGGTACGAAAGTTGTTTTAAGCAGTGAAGGTAGCGATGCAGAGCAAGCGGTTACATCATTAGCTGCTCTTATTGAAAAAGAAGACTAAATAAAAAACCCTCTAAGTCACCTGGACTTAGAGGGTTTTAAGCATCATCGCTGTGGATTTCCACGGGCACCGTATTTTGAGTGCCAGTCACTAGTGCAATTCGAAAGATTCGGAATTGTTCGAGTGCCTGGCACACATAAAAAACCCGCTAAGTCATCTGGACTTAGCGGGTTTTTCTAATTAACGTTCGTTACGTACAAAAATGTGGTCGATTAAGCCGTATTCTTTAGCACGTTCAGCTGTCATGAAGTTATCACGATCAGTATCTCGTGAGATGACTTCTAGTGGCTGACCAGTACGTTCAGATAAAATACCATTTAATTTTTCACGAAGGAATAAAATGCGTTTTGCAGCAATTTCAATTTCAGTCGCTTGACCCTGTGCACCGCCAAGTGGTTGGTGAATCATTACTTCTGCATTTGGTAATGCATAGCGTTTACCAGGTTCACCAGCAGCAAGTAGGAACGCACCCATTGATGCAGCCATACCAATACAAATTGTTTGTACTTTTGGCTTGATGAATTGCATTGTATCGTAGATTGCCATACCAGCTGTAATAGAACCACCTGGTGAGTTAATGTAAAGAGAAATGTCTTTATCTGGATCTTCTGCTTCTAAAAATAGAAGCTGCGCAACGATTGAGTTTGCAACGTTGTCATCAATTGCACTTCCTAATAGGATAATACGGTCTTTTAGTAGTCGTGAATAAATGTCATAAGCACGCTCACCACGACTTGTTTGTTCAATAACTGTAGGAATTAAATTCATGTTAAATCCTCCTTAAAAAGCTAAATTCGAATACTTTTACTGAAATCATCCATTATATTTCAGTTGTAACCTTATCATACACATTATAGTCAGGGAAGGTCAAATATTAACGCTGATATTAAGAAATAAAATCCCTTATAAAAATTTTAAATTATAGTTGAATTGTGGGCAATAGGTTTGTATAATGGAAAGGTCGTAAGTTAAAGTACAGTACACTATTTTGCAGGTATGCTTCTACAATGAGGGTTATCTACATGATGCTTTACCGTAAAGCCTAAGAGTGAGTACTTTTTTTTTATGTTCAATTGCCCTCGTGGTGTAATGGATAACACGTAAGATTCCGGTTCTTGCACTGGGGGTTCGATTCCCTCCGAGGGCGCCATTTACTGATGAATTGATTTACTTTTATAGCTCGATTCTCCTATTAAGTTGCTTAGCAGCCTGCTTAATGGAGAAAGAGAGGAATATGGTGGAAATCTGTCCCGTAGGCATTATTCCCATTATGATTCCTTTCTAAACCATCAAAAGCAATAACTCCAAAAAGTTTTTTAGTGAACATACTGATCGTGAAGCTAGCATTGCTAGCACAAAAGAAGAATCCTATCTGAGGGGATTCTTTTTTTGTGGTCAAAAATATCTAAATTTAGCATAAAAATCATCTTAATATTGCATAAGTATACATTTTCAGACATAGATATTGTTTTTATTACATAATTTCTCTACGTTTTGTATTATAAAATTAATTATTATGAAAAAATAATCACTTTTATACGAAATCGTATTGTATATCCCCTCTATTGACACTATAATTGACCTAATAGTCTAACATTTCCGAATTGATAAAATTGAATTAGTCGGAAAATATTAATTGTATAGGGGGAAAAACTATGAAAAAACGTTTTTGGACGTTATTAATGGTTGTAGCAGCATTTACGCTAGTGCTAGTAGGCTGTGGTGCAAAAGAAGATGCATCTTCTGGCGACGCAGTTTCTGATGGTGGCGGTAAGGACAAAGTTTATAAGGTAGGTACAGAGGCTACTTTTGCACCATTTGAATCGATTGACGATAAAGGGAATATTGTAGGATTAGATGTCGATATTTTGCAAGCGATTGCAGATGAAATGGGCTTTAAAGTGGAATGGGAAAACATCGGGTGGGAGCCTGTATTCCAAACAATTAAAAATGGTGAAACACACATCGGTGCATCGGGGATTACAATTAATGAAGAACGTAAGGCGTCATTCGATTTTACAGAGCCATACTATGAATCTCAATTATTAATCGTAGTTAAAGAGGATTCAGATATTACGTCATTAGCAGATTTAAAAGATAAAAAGATTTCAGTGCAAATAAATGCCACTGGTCATATGGCTGCAAAAAAATTACAAGGTGATGCAAGCACAAACATTATGGCATTCGAAAGCCAACCTGTTGCTATTCAAGAAATGTTAAATGGGAACGTTGATGCAACAATTGGTGATAATGCAGTTATTTATGAATATATTAAAGCTAACCCAAAAGCGAAACTTAAAGTAGTTGAAGATGATGCATTTGAAAAAGAATACTACGGCTTTATGGTGAAAAAAGGTAATACGGAATTATTAAACCTATTGAATGAAGGTCTACAAAAAATTAAAGACAATGGTAAATTAAAAGAAATTACTGGTAAGGACTTTAAGTAATGGATGATGCCGTTAGCCTAATCATGCTAGCGGCTCATTTGATTTATTAGCGTATTTAATAGAGAAATTGATAGGGAAAGTAGGGGTTCTAATGGACATCTTTGATTTACGCTGGGACATAGTTTGGAACTACCGTGATATGTTTATCCGTGGTATTGGTATAACAATCATCTTAACGCTCAGTGGTTATTTTGGTGGTATAATTTTAGGCTTACTATTAGGTTTAGGGAAAGTATCTAAAAATAAGTTTATTTACTGGCCATGTAAACTATATGTCGATTTATTCCGTGGGACACCAATGCTAGTGCAAATATTATTAATTCATTTAGCGGTGATTCCAACGATTTTTGGCCATTCATTAGGATATATGGTGTCAGGTATAACTGCGCTTGTATTAAACTGTGCAGCCTATAATGCAGAAATATTCCGTGCGGGAATTCAAAGCATTGATAAAGGACAAATGGAGGCAGCGCGTTCACTTGGCCTAACACACAATCAAGCGATGAAAAAAGTTATTTTACCACAGGCTTTCAGACGAATGATTCCACCACTTGGCAATGAATTTATTGCATTATTAAAAGACTCATCATTAGTAACGGTTATTGCGGCGCCAGATATTTTATATGCAAGTAAAGTTGTGGCAGGTGCGAGCTTCCGTTTCTGGGAACCTTATATTGTAGCCGCATTGCTATACTTAGTTTTAACATATGTTGTGACAAAGGTAGTCGCGTTTATTGAAAAACGATTCAGCAACAGCTATATCCCTCGTAAAGCGGAAGGGAGAGAAGCAAGATGATTAGAATTGAAAACTTACACAAATACTTCGGAAAACTGGAAGTATTAAAGGGCATCGATTATGAAATACATGAAAAGCAAGTTGTCTGTGTTATTGGACCTTCAGGATCAGGAAAAAGTACTTTTTTACGTTGCATAAATATGCTAGAAGAAGTGACAGATGGTGCAATTTATATTGAAAATGTGAAGGTAAATGGACCAAAAACGAATATCAATGCTATTCGAGCAGAGGTCGGAATGGTATTCCAACAATTTAATTTGTTCCCTCACATGAATGTCATTGATAATGTAACAATGGCACCAATGCAAATTCGCAAAATGAACCGTGCAGATGCAGAGAAACTAGGGCATGAGTTACTGCAAAAGGTCGGGCTAGATAGTAAGGCTTACAACTTTCCTGAGCAGCTTTCAGGTGGACAACAGCAACGTGTAGCGATTGCAAGAGCATTAGCGATGAAACCTAAAGCTATTTTATTTGATGAGCCAACTTCCGCACTAGATCCAGAAATGGTGAAAGAAGTATTAGATGTTATGAAAAATCTAGCGATTGAAGGAATGACAATGATTGTCGTGACACATGAAATGGGCTTTGCACGAGAAGTTGGAGATCGTGTTGTGTTTATGGATGGTGGCTATATCGTAGAAGAAGGAACACCAGAAGAACTCTTTGGTAACCCGAAAAATGAGCGGACCAAAGCATTTTTAGGAAAAGTTTTATAAAAAAATGGGAAAAACCATTCAACGCATAAGCGATGAATGGTTTTTTTGTATTTAATGGAGGGGATTTGTAGTTGTTGCATACGCATCAAGCATTGCACGCATATCTTGTTGCGTGTATTGTGGCACTTGATAATAGCCATGCTTATTTTGGTAAATAGATACTTCGTATGCCATCTCGATGCAGTTGGGAATACTATCAGCAACTACACGACGCACAACTGGATTTGTTGTTTCAGTTGCTGCTGCAGTCATACATTTAGCTGAACCTTTATGTGCACCAAGTAAGAAGCCTGAAATGACTTCATCATTGATTTCACTTGCATTTTGCATAGGCTTTTTCGGCTGAGAAGGCTTAATGCCATATTGGAAGTTGTTCCCTGTCTGCATTTCATAGCGACCAGTTGGAACAGAAGGATCATGCCCTGTTTTAAAAGATTCCACAATCGTATTGTACATACCGAGTGTGAAATTATATTGATTATCTAAAATGCTAAGTAGTTCTGGGTCTTTTACTTGTGGACGTAAAATAATGGATAGGTTTAGTCCAGCGATTATTTCGCCAATCGTTTCATGCATGTCCATAACTTCATGGCCACCATGATTAAGGCTTTGTTGTTGGTTAGGTGTTGTTGCATTGTTTTGTTCATTATAAAAAGATTGTGACAAAAAAAACGCCTCCTGAATGGTTTAGTTTGTTGCAGTAGTTAGTATGCCTTGCAAGTACTATTTCATACGATATAAATCCGTTTGCATATATTTAGCATAGCGATGTTTTTTTGCAACACATTAGAGGTATAACAAAAGAAAGTTAAGGAGGATAAAAAATTGAAAAAAT
Proteins encoded in this region:
- a CDS encoding HPr family phosphocarrier protein — translated: MTEKTVQVKLKLGLQARQAALFVQEANRFSADIFLEKDEKKVNAKSIMGVMSLAIAKGTKVVLSSEGSDAEQAVTSLAALIEKED
- the clpP gene encoding ATP-dependent Clp endopeptidase proteolytic subunit ClpP, with translation MNLIPTVIEQTSRGERAYDIYSRLLKDRIILLGSAIDDNVANSIVAQLLFLEAEDPDKDISLYINSPGGSITAGMAIYDTMQFIKPKVQTICIGMAASMGAFLLAAGEPGKRYALPNAEVMIHQPLGGAQGQATEIEIAAKRILFLREKLNGILSERTGQPLEVISRDTDRDNFMTAERAKEYGLIDHIFVRNER
- a CDS encoding basic amino acid ABC transporter substrate-binding protein — encoded protein: MKKRFWTLLMVVAAFTLVLVGCGAKEDASSGDAVSDGGGKDKVYKVGTEATFAPFESIDDKGNIVGLDVDILQAIADEMGFKVEWENIGWEPVFQTIKNGETHIGASGITINEERKASFDFTEPYYESQLLIVVKEDSDITSLADLKDKKISVQINATGHMAAKKLQGDASTNIMAFESQPVAIQEMLNGNVDATIGDNAVIYEYIKANPKAKLKVVEDDAFEKEYYGFMVKKGNTELLNLLNEGLQKIKDNGKLKEITGKDFK
- a CDS encoding amino acid ABC transporter permease; the encoded protein is MDIFDLRWDIVWNYRDMFIRGIGITIILTLSGYFGGIILGLLLGLGKVSKNKFIYWPCKLYVDLFRGTPMLVQILLIHLAVIPTIFGHSLGYMVSGITALVLNCAAYNAEIFRAGIQSIDKGQMEAARSLGLTHNQAMKKVILPQAFRRMIPPLGNEFIALLKDSSLVTVIAAPDILYASKVVAGASFRFWEPYIVAALLYLVLTYVVTKVVAFIEKRFSNSYIPRKAEGREAR
- a CDS encoding amino acid ABC transporter ATP-binding protein — its product is MIRIENLHKYFGKLEVLKGIDYEIHEKQVVCVIGPSGSGKSTFLRCINMLEEVTDGAIYIENVKVNGPKTNINAIRAEVGMVFQQFNLFPHMNVIDNVTMAPMQIRKMNRADAEKLGHELLQKVGLDSKAYNFPEQLSGGQQQRVAIARALAMKPKAILFDEPTSALDPEMVKEVLDVMKNLAIEGMTMIVVTHEMGFAREVGDRVVFMDGGYIVEEGTPEELFGNPKNERTKAFLGKVL
- a CDS encoding spore coat protein, translating into MSQSFYNEQNNATTPNQQQSLNHGGHEVMDMHETIGEIIAGLNLSIILRPQVKDPELLSILDNQYNFTLGMYNTIVESFKTGHDPSVPTGRYEMQTGNNFQYGIKPSQPKKPMQNASEINDEVISGFLLGAHKGSAKCMTAAATETTNPVVRRVVADSIPNCIEMAYEVSIYQNKHGYYQVPQYTQQDMRAMLDAYATTTNPLH